ATATTAAGCTAAAGGTGGGAGCTATAAATAAAGGGGAGGTATTTGTGACGAACACCGGTGGAAGTTATATCGAAGCAAATAACATTAACGGAGGTATAGTGCTTAAGAATATTACGGGCCAGACCAAGGTGCACTGTATCAACGGGGAAGTAAACATATCCTACGCCAAAAATCCTGAGGACGTATCTACCTACTATTCATTGAACGGCGATATCAAAATTACCTATCAAAAAAACCTATCGGCGGACATTGCTTTTAAAAGCATGAACGGCGAGTTGTTTACGGATTTTGATATTGCAAAGCAGTTTACCAAAACCACCAGAGGTGAAAGCGGGAAAGCCAAATTTAAGTTCGAATCTAGACCGGTGGTCCAAATTGGAAGTGGTGGTTTATCTTTCGATTTCGAAACTTTAAACGGAAATGTTATTATCAAAAAAATATAGACTAAAAAGAAAAATATCATGAAATATATAAAGCAAGTTATAATAGGATTATTGTTCGTACCCGCACTAATGTTTGCACAAGAAGAGACGGTTGAATTATTTACGGTGCCGCTCAGTAGTCCGAATGAAGCTGGAAAATTAGTTGTAGAGCAAGTAGCAGGGTCTATTGATGTAATCGCCTATGAAGGCAAAGAAGTAATCGTCAAGGCATCTTTTGGTAACAGGAAGGAGCATTATGTAGATGAAAACGCAAAGAACGGATTAAAGCGTATTGAAAATAATTCCTTAAAAATTGGAGCTGAGGAAAAGGATAATGTGGTCCAAATTATAAATGAGCAATGGAATAAGGTAATCAATCTAGAAATAAAAGTGCCTACAAATTTTTCTTTAAAACTTGGTACCGTAAATAAAGGAAATATAAGTGTAACAGGTGTTAGTGGAGAGTTTGAAATCAGTAATGTCAACGGTGAAATAACGCTGACAGAGGTCAATGGCTCAGCTTCAGCGGATACAGTAAATGGTGATATTGATGCTACATTTAAAACCGTCACGGCCGGGGCGAATATGGCCTTTAGTAGTCTAAATGGAGACTTGAATATAACCTTTCCCAAAGCTGCTAAAGGAAATCTAAAATTGAAATCTGAACAAGGAGATATTTATACGGATTTTGATATGGTTGTGGAAAAGAAAAAGGCAATGCCTCAAACAGTGAAAACATCGAACACCTATAAGGTTAAAATAGACCAGTGGGTGAACGGAAAAATAAATGGTGGCGGTCCGGAAATGCTCTTCAAGACCTTCAATGGTGACATTGTCATCAAATCCTGGTAGGAACTAGGAAATTAAGTGGAGAATGGTAATAAAATAGAAAACCGCCAATCAAAAAGTCTGATTAGCGGTTTTTCTTTTGAGTTAGTTTGAGTTCTTACTATCCTAGAGCAACTCTTTTAAATCCAACGACCTTTAGGTCAGCATTGACGGATTTTAAATATTGAGCAACACTTTGTTTGCTATCCTTTATATAATCTTGATTTACCAATGTATTATCCTTGAAGAAACGCTTTAACTTGCCTTTGGCGATGTTGTCTAACATAGCTTCAGGTTTTCCTTCTTGACGCAATTGATCTTTGGCAATTTCAATCTCCTTATCAATAACCGATTGATCAACACCTTCTTCATTCAAAGCAACAGGATTCATAGCTGCAGCTTGCATGGCCACATTTTTGGCCGCTTCTTCTGCACCGTCCACTGCATGCGAAAGTCCTGTAAGAACTGCTATTTTATTACCCGCATGTATGTAAGATCCCACGAACGGTGCGCTTAATTTTTCAAAACCACCAATTTCAATCTTTTCTCCGATAACACCGGTCTGTTCCGTCAATTTTTCCTGAACGGTCATTCCTTTGTAATCGGCAGCTAAAAAGGCATCTTTTGAGTCGTAATCTAAAGCTAAGTCCGCCAATTCATTGGCCAACGTCACAAAGGAATCGTTCTTAGCGACAAAATCTGTTTCACAATTCAAGGAAATAACAACTCCATGAGTGTTAGCATCATTTACTTTGGCAATTGCAGCCCCTTCGGAAGAATCTCTGTCCGCTCTTTTAGCAGCTACCTTTTGTCCTTTTTTACGAAGGATTTCAATTGCTTTTTCAAAATCTCCATCTGCCTCTACCAATGCATTTTTACAATCCATCATACCGGCTCCGGTAGTCTTTCTTAATTTATTTACTTCTGCGGCTGTAATCTTTGCCATTTTTTGTTCTATTTTAAGATTTGCCAAAAGGCAAATTTCATATTAGTATTTAATCTAGTTAATGGTGATTTTATTCAACTCCACCTTTAACACTATCCTGCCATTCCTTTAGCTCGTCCCACTTTCCATCAGCGGCCATTTTAGCTTGCTTAGGCCAAGAAGTTGGATCTAAGTGTGCCATCCTGGAACTTGCTTCGGTTAAAACTTCTTTGATTTTTTCAGCATCTCCTTTAGCTAATTTTTCAAAAGACTCCATTCCTGCATTGGAAAGGGCTTCAGCTGCTTTCGGTCCGATTCCTTCAATCTTGGTTAAATCGTCCGAAGCTGATTTTTTCTCCTTAGTTGCCTTCTTCGTCTCTTTTTTGGGGGAAGCTTTTTCTTCCTCAACAGCTTCTTTGGTTGCCTTAACGTCAACTTCAACCTCTGTAGCTTTTTGAAGTACCGGAGGTGCTTTTGTTTCTACTTTTTCAGGTGTTGGTTTCAATTTAGGGGCGGCAGCTGCCTTGTCCTCTTTTTTAGAACCTTTATCTCCTTTTTCTTTCTTTGCATCGCCTTCGGCTTTTTCAGACTTTCGTTCCGCTAAACCTTCTGCAACCGCATTGGTTACTTGAGTCATGATAATGTCTATAGACTTAGAAGCATCATCGTTGGAAGGAATCAAATAATCCACATCTCTAGGGTCGGAATTGGTATCCACCATAGCGAATATTGGAATGTTCAATTTTTGAGCTTCCTTAACCGCAATGTGCTCACGCATTGTATCCACGATGAACAAAGCACCGGGCAAACGAGTCATTTCAGAAATAGAACCAAGGTTCTTTTCTAACTTGGCACGTAAACGGTCTACTTGAAGACGCTCTTTTTTAGATAAGGTAAGAAAAGTACCATCTTTTTTCATTCTATCGATCATGGCCATTTTCTTGACGGCTTTTCGTATAGTTACAAAGTTGGTCAACATACCACCTGGCCACCTTTCTGTAATGTATGGCATATTTACATTTGCCGCCTTTTCAGCAACGATGTCCTTTGCCTGTTTTTTAGTGGCAACAAAAAGAATTTTACGACCGGACGCAGCAATTTTACTTAAGGCCTCGTTGGCCTCGTCCATTTTTGCAACCGTTTTGTAAAGATTGATAACGTGTATGCCGTTGCGCTCCATGTAGATATAAGGAGCCATGTTCGGATTCCACTTTCTGGTTAGGTGGCCAAAATGCACACCTGCTTCTAATAATTGTTTTACTTCGACTTTCGCCATTTTAAATTTAGTTTACGTTCTTTTGAATTAGCAATGATAAAGTGGTAACTACCTAATGGTAATAGCCTTCGTCATTTAGATGCTAAACTAACAGTGCCCTACTCCGAATTTTCGAAGTTGTTTTAGGGTCTCCTGGGGCCATACTTTAGAATAATACTAAGTATGGTTTTTTAATTTTTCCCTCTAACGGGAATTTTCAATGAACTTTGTTAAAAAATATAATAAGAACATCCACCAGTTGGCGGATGCTTAAAATTCTAATATTAACGCTTAGAGAATTGGAATTTCTTACGGGCTTTTTTCTGACCGAATTTCTTACGCTCTACCATTCTTGGATCCCTGGTTAACAAACCTTCTGGTTTTAGGGTGGCTCTATTCTCAGTATCAATTTCGCACATAGCTCTGGAAATGGCCAGTCTAATTGCCTCAGCCTGTCCTGTGATTCCACCACCAAAAACGTTTATCTTAACGTCATAGTTATCATCGGTGCCAGTAAGCATGAACGGTTGTTTTACTTTATACTGCAACGTAGCAGTAGGAAAGTAACTGCTTAATTCCTTATTGTTAATGGTAATGTTACCTTTTCCTTCAGAAAGATAAATTCGTGCAACAGCAGTCTTTCTTCTTCCTATTTTATGAATTATGTCCATTATTTAAGATCTTTTAAATTAACCACCTTTGGTTTCTGAGCTTCTTGACCGTGCTCTGTACCGGCATAAACCTTTAAGTTTCTAAAAAGTTCCGCTCCCAATCTATTCTTAGGTAACATTCCTTTTACCGCCTTTTCAACGATGGCCGCAGGATTTTTTTCCAATAATTCTTTTACAGTAGTAGTTCGTTGTCCACCTGGGTATCCAGTATATCTTATATAAGATTTGTCGGACCATTTATTTCCGGAAAGGGAAATTTTTTCCGCATTGATGATAACAACATTGTCACCACAATCAACGTGTGGAGTAAAACTTGGCTTGTGCTTTCCTCTTAACAAAATTGCTACTTTAGAAGCCAATCGTCCTAGTGTCTCTCCATCGGCATCAACCAGTAACCACTCTTTGTTTACCGTTGCTTTATTGGCCGAAATGGTTTTATAACTTAATGTATCCACTACTGCTATTTTTAACTATTAATCAATTCAATCCCGTCAAACGGGCTGCAAATGTACAATTATAAAGTTGAATTGCAAATACTTGTTTCTCTTTATTTTTACTTTTTTCAACTAATAATGTATCGCACTCTCAGTTGTCATATCTGATGCTTTTGAGTGCTCAAAATATCCTTACAGTGAAAGACTTTACAAAATATACTTTCCTCAAATATGGCTACTTATTCCTTCAATACTATCAAAACAGGTCCATGTTAAAATATATACCTAGTTTTTTCGTTAGGTAGATCGTAAACTAAACTTATTTTTATGAAAAAATCCTTTCTTTTCTTGTTCGTTGCGACATCGCTTCTTTTTTCCTGTAGTTCAGATAAGGACGAAAACAGCGAGGATAGCTCTTCCAATAATATAGTGGGTACATGGGATGCTACCGAGCTTAAGATAAACAATGAAACGGCCACTGATGATGCCAAATTTGGGAAACAAATATTAGACTTCCTTACAGACAAGGACTGTTTCATTATCACATTGCAATTCAATCAGGATTTAACCGCAATTGCTACAAATGCGGCCAATTACGTTGAGGTCAATGCCAGTAATTCGGGTCTGGACGTGCCATGTCCCACACAATCGGATACTGAGTCCAGCACCTATACTTATGACGATAATGTGGTAAGTTTCATAGATGCAGATGGGCAACAAATAGAGGTTAGGGTAACTGTCCAGGGAGATATCATGACTGTAAATGCGGCAGATTTAGAGATACCCAATTTTGATGAGAGCGGAGAACTGATTTTTAGAAGGAGATAATCGGGACTATATATTTTATTTAAAAGCCCTTCCATATTTTGGAAGGGCTTTTTTTATGATTACCGAAGTCATTCATAAAAAACAAATTATGGGAATATTAATTATTGAGTATCTCGGAAATAAGCATAGAATTAAAATTGTACCTTTTTGCTTATTAATACAACTTTGATAATTATGAATAGAATGGAAGCTCTAAAGAGCATATTGTTTATGGTATTGATTGCATTTTCATGTAATTGCGGATATGGACAGGATGCTGGTAATGGAAAGGATTACACTTTGGTTATAAATGGCTACGACTGGGGTCCTGCTGCAAACAAAGTAATACTTTCGGTAGGAGATAAATTGACTGAAGTAAATGACGCTGACTTTGATGTTAAGGTGGAGCGAAGTTTTGAAGGTGTTCAAATGGATGCTGAAGAGGCTGTTGGTGAAAGAAAAGTAATTTATGCCTATGTGTCGGATGAAAAGGGGAACAGGGTTGATGAAGGTAATTATATCACATTGGTTCTATTTGTTGGACCTGATGCCACCCTTGGTTCACCAATAAAATACATTCGGAAGAACAATCGAGGTATGAACCAATGGATTGACTACAAATTGACCATAACGCAAAAATCTACCGAGAGAATTTGGAACTCCGAAGTAAATAGAATTATTCCCTTGCTTGATGATTTTGATTTGAAGGGAACGTATGCGCAAAATGGTATAAACCTCACGTACGGTGCCTTTGTTCCCAAAAAAAGGGAAAACTTCCCTTAATAATTTGGTTGCATGGAGGGGGTGAAGGAGGAACGGACCCCGCCATGGCGTTGATTGCAAATAAGGCGTTGAACTATGCATCGGATGAAATACAGTCACTGTTCGGCGGTGCTTTTGTGCTAGCACCCCAAACACCTACTTTCTGGATGCAAAGCGAAAGTGGTGATTATACTCGGGGCGATAAGGATGATATTTATAATGAAGCGTTAATGGGACTTATAAAAAAATATGTAGCAGATCATCCCGATATTGACACTGATAGAATTTATATAGGAGGTTGCTCAAATGGCGGTTACATGAGTTTGAAATTCTTATTGGAGCATCCTGATTATTTCGGAGCTGCTTACATCAGCGCTTTGGCTTATCAAAATCAATATATAACAGATGACCAAGTGGAGAAAATAAAACATATACCCATATGGTTTATCCATGCTGCGGATGATACAACTACGGTGCCCGAGGAAACGGTGGTCCCATTATATAAAAGATTGATTAATGCCGGGGCTGAGAATGTCCATTTCTCATTTTATGACCATGTCACCGACTTAACGGGTTTCTTTGGAGGAGATGATTATAGGTATAATGGACACTGGTCATGGATTTATTCACATGCCAATGAAGCTGATTTTGATTTTGATGGAAAACCTGTAATCCTTAACGGTAAGCCGGTAAGACTCATGTATTGGATGGCGAACCAATAGAAATAAGTTTAAATTCTAATCATATATGCCTTTAATACAATTGATGTTGTAGAAAAGGGACATAACGCTTATTTTTAAATGTGGCGAAGAAAATACAGCTCTTATTCCAAAAATCAATCACTTCCCGTATAGTTCTTTGCTTTTGCTCGCTCTTACTGGTGAGCACCTCCTGCATCGATGCTGTACAACCGGATTTTGAATTTAGGGAAGGCCTTATCTATATTGATGCCTTAGCATCAACCACTCCTGGGACTTCATATGTTACGATAAGCGAGACCTTAACTGAATTTGGCATAAACAGAACTGTCCCTGTCTTAGGTGCTGAAGTTTATTTTGTGAATTCCATTACCGAAGAAAAGGTTCTGCTTTTTGAAAAAGAGGATGCGTATTTACCGCCTATCGATTTTAAAGTGAAAGAAGAGGAACTATGGGAACTGGAGGTGCTTTTAAAAGATGGACGTATGCTCAAGTCTGAATCTGAGCGGGTACCACCAGAGGTAGAGGCCCGATCCATAGAAATTTCCTATAAGCCGGAACTATTATTTTCCGAGGCCTTCAATACATTCGTTCCAGGTCATGAAATTACAACCTCTTTTAGCGACCCGGAAGATGAGGAAAACTATTATTATTGGAGGTTCAAATCTTATGAAAAACTTATTTATTGCAGGGAATGTTACGATTACACCATCTACAGAAACGATGAATGTTTTCAACCTAATCCAAACGGTGGTGGTCCTCCGTTGAAGGAATATTACACGTACTCCTGTGAGGGAGACTGCTGGCGTATTAGATATAATGAGCGTATTATTTTATTATCGGATCAATTTGTTAATGGAAAACTAGTGTCCCAGTTACCGGTGGGAGAGGTTCTTTTATATAGCAATGACGATATATTGATAGAACTACAACAATTTTCAATATCTTCAAAAGCGTATAAGTATTTAAAAACGCTGAAGGATATTGTAGATGATAATGGAGGGTTTAATTCGCCTTTGCCGGCGGCCTTGGTTGGTAATATGTATAACCCTAGTGATGCCAATGAGTTCGTTTTGGGGAGGTTTACCGCGGCCTCTAGTACGATTATTTCAAAATATGTGGAACGTATCTTTATTGAAGAACCGCAATTGGAACAACGGATTATTAATTCGCCGGAAGAGAATGAAGTACCACCACCGATAGTTTCCAAGGCTCCTTGTTTCGAAAGCAGGTATAGGACAGGTATTAGACCGAGTGGATGGGTGAATCAACAATAACAATGGTTTGTAAAAGCATTATATGAACAGAATAAAATTTTTTAGAATTTTTGTTGTTGTAGTTTTCATTCCGATGGTTGGATGCGTGGACCCCGTGACTCCCGAATTTCAAATAGAGGAAGGACTGGTTTTCATTGAAGGATTTGCATCAACCGCGCCTAGAGCTTCATTTGTCACTATTAGCGAATCCGCCATAGAATTCGGTGTTAAGGTCGTTAACTTCATTGAAGGTGCTTCGGTTAGTTTCGAGAACGCGGTCTCGGGTAGAACGGTACCGCTTACCGAAGTTAGGAATACCTACTTAGCACCACCAGATTTTGTGGTGGTTCCAGGAGAGACTTGGAAACTATCCATTGTACTTGCCAACGGCAATAGGTATGAGTCAACCCCAGAAACGATACTGGCTCCCGTTCCCATAAATGAAATCAGCGTAAGGTATGATACGGAATTGGAATTCAGGGAAATCTACGGAGGCAAATTTGTGCCCGGTCATGCCGTTTCTATAAGTTTTGATGACCCTCCAGCAGATACCAATAACTACTACTGGAGTTACCGCTCATTTGAAAACCTAGACTATTGCGAAAAGTGTTATGAAGGGGTTTTTAGGAACGGGGAGTGTATTCCGGCAGATATCCCAGGGCCCGGACTTCGCTATTTTGATTATATCTGTGAAACGGACTGTTGGCGCATTCGGTTTCCTGAGAGCGTAAGCGCTTTCAATGACCAGTTCTCCAACGGGAATACGGTTTCCAATTTGGAAGTAGGTAATTTACTTTTGTACACCAAGGAGAATATGGTGGTCGAAGTACAACAATTTTCACTTTCACCGGCCGCTTACGACTACTATAAAGTTCTTAAGGATATCGTTGATAATTCAGGGGGGTTGAACGCTCCTCCTCCAGCGGCCCTCATTGGGAATTTATCCAACCCTGAAAATCCCGATGAATTCGTTTTGGGCCGTTTCACGGCTGCATCCTCATCCGTTGCATCAATATATATAGAAAGGGAATCCATTCAAGAACCACCATTGGAAACTAGGGAGCCTATTGTTTTAGAACCTTTGGTCGGTTCTCCCTACCCTCCACCAGCAACGAACACGGCACCTTGTAGTGAAACACGATTCAGAACGGCCAATGAACCTGATGGCTGGATTGACTAATTAATGATGAACAACATGACCAGAACCCTATTTTCTATCCTCTTAGTTTTAATTTGTTCATCAACAATGGCAATTGCGCAAGAACAGATATTGTCTTTTTTAGTTTTAAATGAAGAAACCGATATACCTTTAGACAATGCACAAATAGCTATTACACCATGTAATTGTGGTGGCGTAACCAATCCCTCGGGACGGTTTTCCATCAATTTATCACCTGGACAATATAGTGTTACTGTTTCCTACATCGGATTTGCTGCACAAACATTGGACATAAATTTGCAGGTGGGTGAGATCATCACCGTGAAGCTTAGACCGCAAGAAGAACAACTGTCGGAAGTTATCGTTAGGGCAAAACGAAACTTGGAAAATGTAGAAACCCCACAAATGGGCGCTTTACAACTGGAGGCGAAGGATTTGAAAAAGATCCCTGCGGCCATAGGTGAGTTTGACGTGCTTAGGGGCATGACCTTGGTGGCGGGAGTAAATAATGCCGGTGAAGTCAGTAATGGGCTTTCAGTTCGCGGTGGTTCACTGGATCAAAATTTATTACTTTATGATTATGCACCTGTTTTTAATCCCACACATCTTTTTGGCTTGTTTTCGGTGTTTACCCCAGATGCAGTTTCCACGGTAAATCTTTATAGGGCAAATATTCCGGCCAGATATGGTGGTCGCACGACATCCGTTCTGGATGTCAAAGTAAAAAATCCGTATGTGGATAAGTTTAAACTTAGTGGGGGTGTAGGAATCGTATCAAGTAGATTAATGCTAGAAACTCCTCTTATAAAGGATAAATTGATGCTCAGTTTTGGCGGCAGGGCCGGTTTTACGGATTTTTTATTGCCCTTGTTTTCGGAAAGGCTAAAAAACACCAAGGCCAACTTTTACGATAGTACTATGAAGTTATTGTTTCTACCCACGGATAAGGACCAAATTTCGTTTACGGGTTTCTATACAAAGGATTTCTATCAACTTGATTTGATTTCAAAAGTGGAAAATATTAATGCGGAGAACAACCAATATGATTTTAGAACCTTAAATGGAACTTTGAATTGGACCCACACTTTTTCCAATGACGCTAATTTAAGAACGCTTTTGGTGGCTAGTGATTACGTTCCAAAAACAATTTTTCCGGAAAGGGACAATGATAATGAAATCGAATTTACCTCCAGAATTAATTATTTAAGCTTTGTAACGGAATTTTCGAACATTATAAATAATGAGGTGGATTATTATGTAGGGGCCCAGATAAACAAATATAAAATCGAGCCCGGTACCTTAGACCCCGGTAACGGAAACAGTATTGTTCCGGTAGATTTGGCCGAAGAAAATAGTTATGTGTTCGCGGGTTTTGGGAATGTAAACTGGCAACTCACTAAAAAATTAGAGGTTTCCGCAGGTCTAAGGTTTAACCATTTTGTGTTTGTTGGGCCATATACCCAAGGATTTTTTAATGATATTTCTGGAGAATTGATAGATACAAGGGTATTTGAGAAAGGAGCAGGCGTGAAAACGTACAACGGTTTGGAACCAAGGTTGGGATTAAATTTGAAACTGAGCGAAACTTCGGCTTTGAAAGGGAGTTATGCCAGATTGAACCAATACCTACAAAACGTTTATAATACAACGACACCCTTGCCTACATCTCGCTGGAAAACTGCCGACCCGAACATTGTTCCCCAAACCAGTGATGCATTTGGTCTAGGTCTTTATACGAATATTGCCGATGATACCATAGAACTTGGAGCAGAGGGTTATTATCGGCTTTCGGAAAACAATCTTACGTACAAACCTGGAGCAGATTTCTTTTTGCAAGAGTTTTTGGAGCGCGATATCGTGCAGGCAGAAGGAAAGGCTTATGGTGTTGAGCTGAGTTTACGCAAGCCTAAGGGTAAATTTAATGGATGGTTTAATTATACCTGGTCCAGAAGCTTCCTGCGCTCGCAAAATGAACGTTTAGCAGATCGTGTTAACAATAATGAATGGTATCCTTCCGATTTTGACAGACCCCATGTATTCAATGGCACGGTTAATTTTGAAGGAGATGCTTACAATACCTGGAGTTTTAATTTCACAGCCCAAACAGGAAGGCCTTATACGGTGGCCAACAGCGTTTTTGTTTTGGAGGATATAGATGTTCCTATATTCCTAGAGCGTAACAATGCGCGTCTTAGACCTTATCACAGGCTAGACTTTTCGTGGAAAATACGGTACGGTAAAAATCCTGAAAGGAGATGGAAGGGAGATTGGACCTTTACAATTTACAACGTCTACAGTAGGAGGAATCCATTTAATTTGTACTATTCGCAAAGGCAGGGAGCTCAGGATGCGGAAGTATTCTTGGATAGTCCATTGGGAACTTACGAGTTGTCCGTTTTAAATAGCCCGCTTATTGCCGTAACCTATAATTTTGTGTTTCAATAAAACTACTGTTTATAAAACTTCGTCTGAAAACTATATGCTTCGGTTTGGATAGTAATTAGGTAAATACCCCTTTCTAAAGGTGCAATGGGAATATTCAGGGCATTGTTCTTTATTTCCCATTGATGTTGTAATAAGGTATTCCCATAGATATCTGAAATGCTGATAAAAGCCTTATTGGAATTCTGCAGCCCCAATACATTAATAACGTTAGTAGCGGGATTAGGAAAAACCTTGATATTTTCACTTACAACCGGGATAGTCCCGCTATCGGATTGAGCCATACCAATAGCGTTAAAACACAGAAGTAGAATAAAAAAATAAAAGTAGTTCTTCATTAGTAAACGGAACCGTCGGAATTGATTATGGACAGTCTTTATGCAACGTTCATATTTAGACTATAGTGTAATTTTTGTGATTGTTTAACACTTTAAACTAGTTGAAAATTAGTGTTGTACCGATGAGACAAAACAATTATAAAACCCGCCTACATGTGTTAAATATTAACTGTATATATGTTAAAATGTATTAAAAAAGGTAAAATAGCATATAAACTGGATAATTCTGGAGTTGCTTAACTAATCCTCTTCAGCATAATTTTGTAGCCTATAATTTAATACAACGTATTATGGAAAAGACAAGATTTTATTTACCAATTTGGACCGTCCCTCCATTAAGTTCTAATATAATGAGCATTTGGTATAATGGCGAAAGAGCTGTAAAGGAATTGATTTTAAAAAATTCTATTACAAATGAGCTAGGGGTTTCTGAAATGAACTTAAATATAAAAAAATTCGCTGCTATTGATAAGGAAGGAAACGAGCATCATATTTTAGATTTTCAAGGTCAAAATTCTGTGGCTATTAAAGGAATTGGCTCGGGCCATTTCTATTTCCTAAAGTCTGATCGCATGGTCCCGTTGAGGCCTGGAACTTATGAGACCCTACGTTTGTACGTGGGTAAAAGGAACAATAAATTCATATATAGCGATGGAGTAGTAGGGAAGGCAAACGATTTTGATTATTTGGATTTCAGGACTGAGAAACCGCTTGTAATTGGAAAGAATGACAAGGATGTGATTAAGCTCTGGTTTGATTTGGCCCCCTATCAATTTAGCAGGCACTTTAGACCGCTCACAGATTGGTTGAAAAGGAAAAAGGAACAACTGCCCAGATTGGCCAGTGATTTAGGTTAAACTAAAAGCCGTTTAAAATTAAAAAGGCACCACTTGTGGTGCCTTTTGTTTTGTAATAATCCATTAGTTAATGTGCCACTAACCAGTTCTCTCCAATTCCTATTTCAACATCCAAGGGGACAGCTAGTTTATAGGCATTTTCCATCTCCGTTTTAATAAGTGACTTCATTTCCTCTAATTCCGGCTTATAGCAATCAAATACCAATTCATCATGAACTTGGAGTAGCATTTTGGTTTTGAAGTTACCCTCAGTAAGTTTTCTATGGATATTAATCATGGCTATTTTTATGATATCCGCGGCACTTCCTTGAATAGGCGCATTCACGGCATTCCGTTCTGCTGCGCCACGTACAACGGCATTACTGCCGTTGATGTCTTTTAAGTATCTACGTCTTCCCAAAACGGTTTGCACGTAACCATTCTCTCGCGCAAAAT
This sequence is a window from Maribacter aestuarii. Protein-coding genes within it:
- a CDS encoding DUF4097 family beta strand repeat-containing protein, which codes for MKYIKQVIIGLLFVPALMFAQEETVELFTVPLSSPNEAGKLVVEQVAGSIDVIAYEGKEVIVKASFGNRKEHYVDENAKNGLKRIENNSLKIGAEEKDNVVQIINEQWNKVINLEIKVPTNFSLKLGTVNKGNISVTGVSGEFEISNVNGEITLTEVNGSASADTVNGDIDATFKTVTAGANMAFSSLNGDLNITFPKAAKGNLKLKSEQGDIYTDFDMVVEKKKAMPQTVKTSNTYKVKIDQWVNGKINGGGPEMLFKTFNGDIVIKSW
- a CDS encoding prolyl oligopeptidase family serine peptidase, translated to MHGGGEGGTDPAMALIANKALNYASDEIQSLFGGAFVLAPQTPTFWMQSESGDYTRGDKDDIYNEALMGLIKKYVADHPDIDTDRIYIGGCSNGGYMSLKFLLEHPDYFGAAYISALAYQNQYITDDQVEKIKHIPIWFIHAADDTTTVPEETVVPLYKRLINAGAENVHFSFYDHVTDLTGFFGGDDYRYNGHWSWIYSHANEADFDFDGKPVILNGKPVRLMYWMANQ
- a CDS encoding DUF4097 family beta strand repeat-containing protein gives rise to the protein MKKLTLCALLVASSTIHNLKAQGKEFKEIITKELSYENVDNNMLEVQNLNGSITVEGYDGSVVLLEVEKTVSATTTENLELGKKEIGVKVIQQGDRLIIYPDVPNMHYTDGSFTNVDCKGWTERPYEHTLNFKVRMPKNIKLKVGAINKGEVFVTNTGGSYIEANNINGGIVLKNITGQTKVHCINGEVNISYAKNPEDVSTYYSLNGDIKITYQKNLSADIAFKSMNGELFTDFDIAKQFTKTTRGESGKAKFKFESRPVVQIGSGGLSFDFETLNGNVIIKKI
- the rplM gene encoding 50S ribosomal protein L13, whose product is MDTLSYKTISANKATVNKEWLLVDADGETLGRLASKVAILLRGKHKPSFTPHVDCGDNVVIINAEKISLSGNKWSDKSYIRYTGYPGGQRTTTVKELLEKNPAAIVEKAVKGMLPKNRLGAELFRNLKVYAGTEHGQEAQKPKVVNLKDLK
- a CDS encoding lipocalin family protein — translated: MKKSFLFLFVATSLLFSCSSDKDENSEDSSSNNIVGTWDATELKINNETATDDAKFGKQILDFLTDKDCFIITLQFNQDLTAIATNAANYVEVNASNSGLDVPCPTQSDTESSTYTYDDNVVSFIDADGQQIEVRVTVQGDIMTVNAADLEIPNFDESGELIFRRR
- the tsf gene encoding translation elongation factor Ts, which produces MAKITAAEVNKLRKTTGAGMMDCKNALVEADGDFEKAIEILRKKGQKVAAKRADRDSSEGAAIAKVNDANTHGVVISLNCETDFVAKNDSFVTLANELADLALDYDSKDAFLAADYKGMTVQEKLTEQTGVIGEKIEIGGFEKLSAPFVGSYIHAGNKIAVLTGLSHAVDGAEEAAKNVAMQAAAMNPVALNEEGVDQSVIDKEIEIAKDQLRQEGKPEAMLDNIAKGKLKRFFKDNTLVNQDYIKDSKQSVAQYLKSVNADLKVVGFKRVALG
- the rpsB gene encoding 30S ribosomal protein S2; translation: MAKVEVKQLLEAGVHFGHLTRKWNPNMAPYIYMERNGIHVINLYKTVAKMDEANEALSKIAASGRKILFVATKKQAKDIVAEKAANVNMPYITERWPGGMLTNFVTIRKAVKKMAMIDRMKKDGTFLTLSKKERLQVDRLRAKLEKNLGSISEMTRLPGALFIVDTMREHIAVKEAQKLNIPIFAMVDTNSDPRDVDYLIPSNDDASKSIDIIMTQVTNAVAEGLAERKSEKAEGDAKKEKGDKGSKKEDKAAAAPKLKPTPEKVETKAPPVLQKATEVEVDVKATKEAVEEEKASPKKETKKATKEKKSASDDLTKIEGIGPKAAEALSNAGMESFEKLAKGDAEKIKEVLTEASSRMAHLDPTSWPKQAKMAADGKWDELKEWQDSVKGGVE
- the rpsI gene encoding 30S ribosomal protein S9, with product MDIIHKIGRRKTAVARIYLSEGKGNITINNKELSSYFPTATLQYKVKQPFMLTGTDDNYDVKINVFGGGITGQAEAIRLAISRAMCEIDTENRATLKPEGLLTRDPRMVERKKFGQKKARKKFQFSKR